Proteins encoded by one window of Polaribacter haliotis:
- a CDS encoding GEVED domain-containing protein, producing the protein MKKVLLLIVLSILLFSCNQQSKKELIFLNKNAYEFPVWQDMLTQEKVKFSDVILAFKAYRSNNIVDKETLEHFEKFEKRTKSSLDLDGYLYSESAKYKRLEAYRNATKNPNQQTTVTNNLSTATSISFGVPNSASLGKWKNIGPFGDPDVKWSATGNGSLEHVEFHPTNPAEMYVSARNGGLWKTTNYGKNWTPMTDHFATDNVSCLSISKKDPTIFYMGAGEDKKVWYSSDSGSTWEDRSTGIAGTIYGLYSAPDDETKVLAATTEGIYLTTNSGTSWTQKVAGRYLDIRLTDNWDLIVATTDNNNDATGYKDFFFSKDEGVTFTEQTVTTTIDKINRFFLAIHKPTSGATQVFAYGIKNSNTPTTFVGLWKSDYTPSPADGTSFFSFTEVKHATYTYPNGAVPLIEDSSLAAGYKAETEDYYGGINPYSSAYYQSDFYVSPNNPDYMLTCREKIWGSEDGGKIWSYKPSYGGSHWADNRYFTTNKAKDSIFFCNDGGLWAIKDTDMFPSAATVTASGLSKDDYMASKIVSKNGDICVAEGSQMDVSQLDKGVFMTGGQDLGQMFTRNGRTSHVASADVYRGRIKPTDDSKFITGRLNVSLDGSTDIHSVYDNIDADHFNSERLYGFTNTNQTTELADVRLVRSPINKDGWLVDGFYGENRANTGGRDWTATNNDWETVNISSTGITDLKPGTFEQSRANGEIAFLGDEVGQKLFITENLSAATPTWVELTTAPKANIYRLATHPNNENIIVAATSVGVFISKDKGQTWNVRSNVPETKPKGVLIDKTTEEGIYVYTSLTVYYIDETRTEWKEFNKGLPLQNLTDMRIAYYANNDNRLYVSKYGRGVWSTSLQSVLDKNTNKPVADFTIHGLSKKTFSVGDTLKLISHASNATSLQWTIENGANVKNIADEEAPEAKLLNAGFYKVTLLATNANGSHTKIEENYIQVIAEPTALSCTPTNSATLNWYRYIYKIKVDDDEYLNSEQDNYAKLDKVFTVEKGENIPIYIEDSHVDSNGNFNHYIKVWIDYNNDGDFDDANEEIATSGGRVENFTANFTVPSTALVGQKLNMRVVGLESSDAPISCQETGSRHVLDLGIIFKSKIVNSISHTLLTNNSVKLENNFTGANNIVKAGFVYSTLDTELTTENSHSILSSASLTNDDSFETDLIDLDYNRKYYYKAFIIDDSGKSYSERKSFQLAAFTAPSLETISALNLENNSWKLMGTVYPNNNLFVELKIEYGVSDFSNAITFDATSYATDKTYNIETDISIDPANEYQYRLSGVLNGKTYVSNIARINGNATHCAPSVDSYQWYRRIDKFVFNGQTINSSGYTGYEDFSSTVFNVTEGSTYAVSFTDSHAGSPSADLNYIVYIDYNNDGDFEDNNEIVLTGRGLNTFTSSITIPEDDIIFNTNLKMRIGGYHSNVSPCKIDIGEFEDYTINVVRNIWNGTTSTDWDVATNWSIGEVPTTGSNVIIPANTTFKAEANGVIILNKLTLLDNASLTVNGAVTNSGEIKIGSGASFIAKTSVSGVIKYSRDLDEKDKWYLVSPPMKNVSITTLKENTVLAKGTGSNIGIGTYNSGATAWTYFTTASSGNLTSGQGYAVRLAGPGKVSFEGNMQTADETKIAINNSFDGYNLVGNPYPSYIPVNNKTEATYNILKINDADNDYLTESTLWFWNQSLNSGKGSYQAYNHASDKRYIAPGQAFFVKANGSHQFKFTEDMQSHQTSDVFNKMSNDRFEINLKISDETNTASTEIYFINGTTSGWDDGYDSTTFNDPNNHLKLYSELVTNSTGQKLQIQSLPDSKFQEMVIPLFVKGKSGSTVNFKIDAINIPTKLNVILEDRQKGVLTVLEKSSDVYSVNLDNNNLISSRFYIHVNTLQALSTEIFNIDKVLFFTENNSSIKILGLFGENSKLELFDINGKKLFNTTFNANGNNSIAISNLSSGIYIGKITTKNNKTISKKIFLR; encoded by the coding sequence AGCATACAGATCTAATAATATTGTAGATAAAGAGACTTTAGAACATTTCGAGAAATTTGAAAAAAGAACAAAAAGTAGTCTAGATTTAGATGGTTACTTGTATTCTGAATCAGCAAAATATAAAAGATTAGAAGCATATAGAAATGCAACTAAAAACCCAAATCAACAAACCACAGTAACAAATAATTTGTCAACTGCAACTTCAATTAGTTTTGGTGTTCCAAATAGTGCAAGTTTAGGAAAATGGAAAAATATAGGTCCTTTTGGAGATCCAGATGTAAAATGGTCTGCAACTGGAAATGGTTCTTTAGAACATGTAGAATTTCATCCAACAAATCCTGCAGAAATGTATGTTTCAGCAAGAAATGGTGGTTTATGGAAAACGACCAATTATGGAAAGAATTGGACACCAATGACAGATCATTTTGCAACAGATAATGTTTCTTGTTTGTCAATTTCTAAAAAAGACCCAACCATTTTTTATATGGGAGCAGGTGAAGATAAAAAAGTTTGGTATTCATCAGACTCTGGTTCTACTTGGGAAGATAGAAGTACTGGAATTGCTGGTACAATATATGGCCTTTATTCTGCTCCAGATGACGAAACGAAAGTATTAGCAGCAACAACAGAGGGTATTTATTTAACAACCAACTCTGGAACTTCTTGGACACAGAAAGTAGCAGGAAGATATTTAGATATAAGACTTACAGATAATTGGGATTTAATTGTAGCAACTACAGATAATAATAATGACGCTACAGGTTATAAAGATTTCTTCTTTTCTAAAGACGAAGGTGTAACTTTTACAGAACAAACTGTAACCACTACAATAGATAAAATTAATAGATTTTTCTTGGCAATTCATAAACCAACATCTGGTGCAACTCAAGTTTTTGCTTATGGAATAAAAAATTCGAATACACCAACTACATTTGTTGGTTTATGGAAATCAGATTATACACCTAGTCCAGCAGATGGCACTTCTTTTTTTAGTTTTACAGAAGTTAAACATGCTACATATACTTATCCTAATGGAGCAGTTCCATTAATTGAAGATAGTTCTCTAGCAGCAGGTTATAAAGCAGAAACAGAAGATTATTATGGAGGTATAAATCCATATTCTTCTGCATATTATCAAAGTGATTTTTATGTAAGTCCAAACAACCCAGACTATATGCTTACTTGTAGAGAAAAAATTTGGGGATCTGAAGATGGTGGTAAAATTTGGAGTTATAAGCCAAGTTATGGTGGAAGTCATTGGGCAGATAATAGATATTTTACAACAAATAAAGCTAAAGATTCTATCTTTTTCTGTAATGATGGTGGTTTGTGGGCAATTAAAGATACAGACATGTTTCCTTCAGCAGCAACAGTTACAGCTTCTGGTTTAAGTAAAGACGATTATATGGCTTCCAAAATTGTTTCTAAAAACGGAGATATTTGTGTTGCAGAAGGTTCTCAAATGGATGTTAGCCAGTTAGATAAAGGGGTTTTTATGACTGGTGGACAAGATTTAGGACAAATGTTTACCAGAAATGGAAGAACTTCTCATGTGGCATCTGCAGATGTTTATAGAGGAAGAATTAAACCAACAGACGATAGTAAATTTATTACTGGTAGATTAAATGTAAGTTTAGATGGAAGTACAGATATTCATTCTGTGTATGATAATATAGATGCAGATCATTTTAATTCAGAAAGATTATATGGTTTTACAAACACCAATCAAACCACAGAACTTGCAGACGTACGTTTGGTAAGATCTCCTATTAATAAAGACGGTTGGTTGGTAGATGGTTTTTATGGAGAAAATAGAGCAAATACTGGAGGTAGAGATTGGACTGCAACGAATAATGATTGGGAAACTGTAAACATTTCTTCTACAGGAATAACAGATTTAAAACCAGGAACTTTCGAGCAATCTAGAGCAAATGGAGAAATCGCTTTTTTAGGTGATGAAGTTGGTCAAAAATTATTTATTACAGAAAATTTGTCTGCAGCTACACCAACTTGGGTTGAGCTAACAACTGCACCAAAAGCAAATATTTATAGATTGGCAACACATCCAAATAATGAAAACATTATAGTTGCAGCAACAAGTGTTGGTGTATTTATTTCTAAAGATAAAGGTCAAACCTGGAATGTTAGATCAAATGTGCCAGAAACAAAACCAAAAGGGGTTTTAATAGATAAAACAACAGAGGAAGGTATTTATGTTTATACAAGCTTAACAGTTTATTATATAGATGAAACCAGAACAGAATGGAAAGAATTTAATAAAGGTTTACCGTTGCAAAACCTTACAGATATGCGAATTGCATATTATGCAAATAACGATAACAGGTTGTATGTTTCTAAATATGGGAGAGGAGTTTGGTCTACCAGTTTACAATCTGTTTTAGATAAAAACACAAATAAACCAGTAGCAGATTTTACAATTCATGGTTTAAGTAAAAAAACTTTTTCAGTTGGTGATACTTTAAAATTGATAAGTCATGCTTCAAATGCTACAAGTTTGCAATGGACAATTGAGAATGGGGCAAATGTAAAAAATATTGCAGATGAAGAAGCTCCTGAAGCAAAATTACTAAATGCAGGTTTTTACAAAGTTACTTTGTTAGCAACAAATGCTAATGGTTCTCATACAAAAATTGAAGAAAATTATATACAAGTTATTGCAGAACCAACTGCTTTAAGTTGTACACCAACAAATAGTGCTACATTAAATTGGTACAGATATATATATAAGATAAAAGTAGATGATGATGAGTATTTAAACTCAGAGCAAGATAATTATGCTAAACTAGATAAGGTTTTTACTGTAGAAAAAGGCGAAAATATACCAATTTACATAGAAGATAGCCACGTAGATTCTAATGGAAATTTTAATCATTATATAAAGGTTTGGATAGATTATAATAATGATGGCGATTTTGATGATGCAAATGAAGAAATAGCAACTTCTGGTGGTAGAGTAGAAAACTTTACCGCAAATTTTACAGTGCCTTCAACAGCATTAGTTGGGCAGAAATTAAACATGAGAGTAGTTGGTTTAGAAAGTTCTGATGCACCTATTTCTTGTCAAGAGACAGGATCAAGACATGTATTAGATTTAGGTATCATTTTTAAATCAAAAATTGTTAATTCTATATCGCACACATTATTAACTAATAATAGTGTAAAATTAGAAAACAACTTTACGGGTGCAAATAATATAGTAAAAGCTGGTTTTGTATATTCTACTTTAGATACAGAGTTAACAACAGAAAATTCTCATTCTATTTTATCTTCTGCAAGTCTTACTAACGATGATTCTTTTGAAACAGATTTAATAGATTTAGACTACAATAGAAAATACTATTATAAAGCGTTTATTATAGATGATTCAGGAAAATCATATAGCGAAAGAAAAAGTTTTCAATTAGCAGCATTTACAGCACCTTCTTTAGAAACTATTTCAGCTTTAAATTTAGAAAATAATTCTTGGAAATTAATGGGAACAGTGTATCCTAATAATAATTTATTTGTTGAGTTAAAAATAGAATATGGTGTTTCAGATTTTTCTAATGCTATAACTTTTGATGCTACCTCTTATGCAACAGACAAAACGTATAATATAGAAACAGATATTTCTATAGATCCTGCAAATGAATATCAATATAGATTATCTGGAGTTTTAAATGGCAAAACATATGTAAGTAACATTGCACGTATAAATGGTAATGCAACACATTGTGCACCAAGTGTAGATAGTTACCAGTGGTATAGGAGAATAGATAAATTTGTGTTTAACGGTCAAACTATCAATTCATCTGGCTATACTGGTTACGAAGATTTTTCGAGTACTGTATTTAATGTAACTGAAGGAAGTACATATGCTGTTTCTTTTACAGATTCGCACGCAGGTTCACCAAGTGCAGATTTAAACTATATTGTTTATATCGATTATAATAATGATGGAGATTTCGAAGATAATAACGAGATTGTTTTAACAGGTAGAGGTTTAAATACATTTACAAGTTCTATAACAATTCCAGAAGATGATATTATTTTTAATACAAATTTAAAAATGAGAATTGGAGGTTATCATAGCAATGTAAGTCCATGTAAAATTGATATTGGTGAGTTCGAAGATTATACAATTAATGTTGTAAGAAATATTTGGAACGGAACAACAAGTACAGATTGGGATGTTGCTACAAACTGGTCTATAGGAGAAGTGCCAACTACAGGCTCTAACGTAATTATACCAGCAAACACCACTTTTAAGGCAGAAGCAAATGGGGTAATAATATTAAATAAATTAACGCTATTAGATAATGCAAGTTTAACAGTAAATGGAGCAGTAACGAACTCAGGAGAAATTAAAATTGGTTCTGGTGCATCTTTTATTGCTAAAACAAGTGTTTCTGGTGTTATAAAATATAGTAGAGATTTAGATGAAAAAGATAAGTGGTATTTAGTATCACCACCAATGAAAAATGTTAGTATTACTACTTTAAAGGAAAATACAGTTTTGGCAAAAGGTACAGGCTCTAATATAGGTATTGGAACTTACAATTCTGGTGCAACAGCTTGGACTTATTTTACAACAGCTTCATCTGGAAATTTAACATCTGGTCAAGGTTACGCTGTAAGACTAGCAGGTCCTGGTAAAGTATCTTTTGAAGGAAATATGCAGACTGCAGATGAAACTAAAATTGCAATTAATAATAGTTTCGATGGCTATAATTTAGTAGGTAACCCTTATCCATCATATATTCCAGTAAATAATAAAACAGAAGCGACTTACAATATTTTAAAAATAAATGATGCTGATAATGATTATCTAACAGAAAGTACGCTTTGGTTCTGGAATCAATCATTAAATTCAGGTAAAGGTTCTTATCAAGCATATAACCATGCTTCAGATAAACGATACATAGCACCAGGACAAGCATTTTTTGTAAAAGCAAATGGAAGCCATCAATTTAAGTTTACAGAAGATATGCAAAGTCATCAAACATCAGACGTTTTTAATAAGATGTCAAATGATAGGTTCGAAATTAATTTAAAAATTAGTGATGAAACAAATACAGCATCTACCGAAATTTATTTTATAAATGGAACAACATCAGGTTGGGATGATGGCTATGATTCTACAACTTTTAATGATCCTAATAATCATTTAAAATTATATTCGGAATTAGTAACAAATAGTACTGGGCAAAAATTACAAATTCAATCTTTACCAGATAGTAAATTTCAAGAAATGGTTATTCCTCTTTTTGTAAAAGGAAAATCTGGCTCAACTGTAAACTTTAAAATAGATGCTATTAATATTCCAACTAAATTAAATGTTATTTTAGAGGATAGACAGAAAGGAGTACTTACTGTTTTAGAAAAATCTTCAGACGTTTATTCAGTTAATTTAGATAATAACAATTTAATTTCTAGCCGTTTTTATATACATGTAAACACCTTACAAGCTTTATCTACAGAAATATTTAATATTGATAAGGTTCTTTTTTTTACAGAAAATAATAGTAGTATAAAAATATTAGGATTATTTGGCGAAAATTCTAAATTAGAACTTTTCGATATCAATGGAAAGAAGTTGTTTAATACTACATTTAATGCAAATGGAAATAATAGTATTGCAATATCTAATTTAAGTTCTGGGATATACATTGGTAAAATTACCACAAAAAATAACAAAACTATATCTAAAAAAATATTTTTAAGATAA